Proteins from a single region of Kwoniella dendrophila CBS 6074 chromosome 4, complete sequence:
- a CDS encoding ATP-dependent protease La, producing the protein MLPIRTAVRSTSCKRCTSSSIPRPSTTSNLTRSIATSSTTSSSTKSLSHYIDGLRSRDALIISSIQIQQRGLHHSSKSLDKKRWVNPARGEGEGEGEKSKIEEIKKDSSEEAESSKTAEERAKNIAEKENSEKSESPSSSPSNAKSSSSSSSSNPFSLPSSSGSGSNGGSNNNNTPKEIAKPIIPEIYPQVLAVPITHRPLFPGFYKAVTVRSPTVIKAIRELQAKGQPYVGAFLLKDSTSDSDVVTDLNQVHPVGVFCQITSCFTSNEGSGKDESLTAVLFPHRRIRIDDLVKPGQTGLHTPFVNISEVKESEEIKNEKPEAEVESFEPDVPSVEEVREELGTVSRERSEDDSQADSQKSATTTPPPKPLSPINFIHSLLPDISITNVTNVGLDPYDKDSQVIRAIMSELISVFKEIAQLQPMFREQVTSFAMSNTSSQVFDEPDKLADLAAVVSTADVSDLQAVLESTSVEDRLQRALVLLKKELINAQLQFKIARDVDTKIQKRQREYYLMEQLKGIKKELGMESDGKDKLVEGFKEKASKLAMPEGVRKVFDEELNKLVHLEPSASEFNVTRNYIDWLTQVPWGVHSPENYDIQHAIKVLDEDHYGLKDVKNRILEFMAVGKLRGSVEGKILCLSGPPGVGKTSIGKSIARALGRQFFRFSVGGLTDVAEIKGHRRTYIGAMPGKPVQALKKVSTENPLILIDEVDKISKAYNGDPASALLEMLDPEQNKSFLDHYLDVPIDLSRVLFVCTANVLETIPGPLLDRMEVLEVSGYVSAEKMNIAEKYLSPQAKDASGLNDVDITLKPEAIEALIRYYCRESGVRNLKKHIDKIYRKAAFKIVTDLGEEALPEPKEPETTETVESADPDVKPASEHLPGDNSPSPGEAGSTKHVTTEPRKPLKVPDNVHVTVTPENLRDYVGPPIYHKDRLYTSAPPAGVSTGLGYLGNGSGAVMPIEVTSMPGKGNLQLTGKLGEVIRESAQIALSYVKSNAYNLGITKSDNEVTLNDKDVHLHMPEGGIGKEGPSAGTAILTAFVSLFTKTKVDPNIAMTGEISLLGQVLPVGGLKEKILAAHRAGIKKLIVPVACKPDIDENVPLSVKKGIEFVFVEDIRQVLYEVFKGTENEKRWKETLPLEQEPQRESL; encoded by the exons ATGTTACCGATTAGAACAGCGGTTAGATCGACATCTTGTAAAAGGtgtacatcatcttctatacctCGGCCGAGTACAACATCTAATCTCACACGATCAATTGCCACTTCATCGACAACATCTTCTTCGACAAAATCATTATCCCATTATATAGATGGACTTCGATCTAGAGATGCTTTGATAATATCTAGTATACAGATACAACAAAGAGGTTTACACCATTCATCGAAATCATTAGATAAAAAAAGATGGGTAAATCCTGcaa GgggagaaggagaaggagaaggggAGAAATCTAAAATTGaggaaatcaaaaaagatagttcggaagaagctgaatcatctaaaactgctgaagaaagagctaaaaatatagctgaaaaagaaaactcAGAGAAATCtgaatcaccatcatcttcccCCTCCAACgccaaatcatcatcttcttcttcttcttcaaatccattctcattaccatcttcttctggatcaggttcTAATGGAGGTtccaataataataatacacCAAAAGAAATAGCTAAACCAATTATACCTGAAATTTATCCACAAGTATTAGCAGTACCAATTACACATCGACCATTATTTCCTGGATTTTATAAAGCTGTAACAGTTAGATCACCAACAGTTATAAAAGCTATTAGAGAATTACAAGCTAAAGGTCAACCTTATGTTGGTGCATTTTTATTAAAAGATTcaacatcagattcagatgtaGTAACAGATTTAAATCAAGTTCATCCTGTTGGTGTATTTTGTCAAATTACTTCTTGTTTCACTTCAAATGAAGGATCAGGAAAGGACG AAAGTTTAACAGCAGTTTTATTCCCACAtagaagaatcagaattgatgatttagttaaacCTGGTCAAACTGGTTTGCATACCCCTTTCGTAAATATTTCAGAAGTTaaagaatcagaagaaatcaaaaatgaaaaaccagaagctgaagttgaaagtttCGAACCTGATGTTCCTTCCgttgaagaagttagagAAGAGTTAGGTACTGTTTCAAGGGAACGAAGCGAGGACGATAGCCAAGCAG ATTCCCAAAAGTCCGCTACTACTACACCACCTCCTAAGCCTCTTTCAcccatcaatttcatccaCAGTCTCTTGCCCGATATTTCTATCACTAATGTTACCAATGTAGGCTTAGATCCTTATGATAAGGACTCTCAGGTCATCAGAGCTATAATGTCAGAATTGATATCAGTATTCAAGGAGATCGCTCAGTTACAACCAATGTTCAGAGAACAAGTGACATCATTCGCAATGTCAAATACATCCTCTCAAGTctttgatgaacctgataaattagctgatttagctgctgtCGTCTCAACAGCGGATGTATCTGATCTTCAAGCTGTTTTGGAATCAACTTCTGTGGAGGATAGACTACAAAGAGCTTTGGTTTTACTCAAAAAAGAGTTGATTAATGCTCAATTGCAATTCAAGATCGCTAGAGATGTTGATACCAAAATACAAAAGCGACAAAGGGAATACTACTTAATGGAGCAATTGAAAGGtatcaagaaagaattaggtatGGAATCTGACGGTAAAGATAAACTAGTTGAAGGCTTCAAGGAGAAAGCCTCAAAACTAGCTATGCCAGAAGGTGTCAGAAAAGTATTCGACGAGGAATTGAACAAATTGGTGCATCTCGAACCATCTGCGAGTGAATTCAACGTTACCAGAAACTATATTGATTGGTTGACCCAAGTACCTTGGGGAGTGCATTCACCTGAAAATTATGATATTCAACATGCTATTAAGGtgttagatgaagatcatTATGGATTAAAAGATGTTAAAAATCGAATATTAGAATTTATGGCAGTTGGAAAATTGAGAGGAtcagttgaaggtaaaatattATGTTTATCTGGACCACCTGGTGTCGGAAAAACGTCAATAGGAAAATCGATTGCTAGAGCATTAGGTAGACAATTCTTTAGATTCTCAGTTGGTGGATTAACTGATGTAGCTGAAATTAAAGGACATCGTAGAACTTATATAGGTGCTATGCCAGGTAAACCTGTACAAGCACTTAAAAAAGTATCAACAGAAAATCCATTAATTTTAAtcgatgaagttgataaaatTTCAAAAGCATATAATGGTGATCCAGCTTCAGCACTTTTAGAAATGTTAGATCCTGAACaaaataaatcttttttagATCATTATTTAGATGTaccaattgatttatcaagagTTTTATTTGTTTGTACAGCAAATGTATTGGAAACTATTCCTGGacctttattagatagaATGGAAGTTTTAGAAGTTTCAGGTTATGTTTCAGCAGAAAAAATGAATATTGCTGAAAAATATTTATCACCACAAGCTAAAGATGCTTCAGGTttaaatgatgttgatattacTTTAAAACCTGAAGCTATAGAAGCATTAATTAGATATTATTGTAGAGAAAGTGGTGTTAGAAATTTAAAGAAACATAttgataaa ATCTACCGAAAAGCAGCATTCAAAATCGTAACTGATTTAGGAGAAGAAGcattacctgaacctaaagaacCTGAAACTACGGAAACTGTTGAATCGGCTGATCCAGATGTTAAACCTGCTTCTGAACATTTACCAGGagataattcaccttcacctggtgAGGCTGGCTCGACAAAACACGTAACTACAGAACCTAGAAAACCATTAAAAGTTCCTGATAATGTACATGTCACTGTAACTCCCGAAAACTTGAGAGATTATGTTGGTCC ACCTATCTACCATAAAGATCGATTATACACTTCTGCACCTCCAGCGGGTGTCTCCACTGGTTTAGGTTATTTAGGTAACGGGTCAGGTGCTGTCATGCCTATTGAAGTTACA TCAATGCCAGGTAAAGGAAATTTACAATTAACAGGAAAATTAGGAGAAGTAATTAGAGAATCTGCTCAAATTGCATTATCATATGTTAAATCAAATGCctataatttaggtataacaaaatcagataatgaaGTTACattaaatgataaagatgtacATTTACATATgcctgaaggtggtataggtaaagaaggtccTTCAGCTGGTACAGCCATCTTAACTGCTTTTGTATCATTATTTACAAAAACTAAAGTTGATCCAAATATTGCAATGACTGGTGAAATTAGTTTATTAGGTCAAGTTTTACCTGTTGGTggattgaaagagaaaat TCTTGCAGCACATAGAGCTGGTATCAAAA AACTCATCGTACCAGTAGCTTGTAAACcagatatagatgaaaatgtacCTTTATCAGTTAAAAAAGGTATAGAATTTGTTTTCGTTGAAGATATTAGACAAGTTTTATATGAAGTTTTCAAAGGtacagaaaatgaaaagagatgGAAGgaaactttacctttagaacAAGAACCACAAAGAGAAAGTTTATAA